A region of the Fulvia fulva chromosome 7, complete sequence genome:
ACTGGTCGTGAGAACGAGCTCTTGACGCTCTGCGATCGCCGTGGCATGCTGAAGTTGACGAAAGTGCCGCCATCTCTGCGCTGTGGTGCAACGGTCGCCATTGCTCTTCTCTCCAGCTGACAGAGTCTCGACCGTACTGATCAGTATATAGCATGCGGTGAACGAAGATCCAAATCCGCCGATAGTGCTCAACGGCCGTGGCTGTTTCAGCACAGCATGAAACACCGCCGAACGGTCAGCATTGAAGAGCTCTCTACTGTGTCTACACCATCAGGACACCGACAACGACGCGAACAGACGCGGGAGATGAGGTCGAAGAGCCACGATTCATACACCTCCGTTCCAGCTGTACACCGTCGGCATTCTCCTCTCGTGATCATCGTGCGTGTGCTGCGCGCAAGAGTCAAGAGGCGTGCTCCAGACGCACGAGGTCGAGATCGTCGCGCGCCAGCAACGCCATCTGTGCCCAAGCCGCATGTCCCAGCCGAATCCTGTTCAGCAGCGGGCGAATCAGTAGAAGCCACTCCTGTGGTTGTTGTCCTTGATAGGTGTGTACACAATGTGCGGTGCTTGCTATGCGCTTTCATAATTTCCTTGCCCTGCCGACATGAACATGCTGATCATTCGGGAGATGAGAGCGCCGGCCGGATCGACCTCAGACCGGCCTTGATGAAGGCATTGCCCCACACTGCATAGGGATAGGTAGAAGACTGCTTCGGTCGGACATTATTGTATGTCGTTGAAAGGTCACGGCGGCAGAGGAAAGGCATGCGATGAGGTCCAAGTCGAGGACGCACCCGAAGATCAACCAAGTCTGTGAGACAGCGTCATCCCAACCAGCACCATCGAACAAAAGTCGCCCTTTGATTCTAACAATCTATCTCTAGTCCACCATCATGGCTTCGTCAAACAACATATTGTTTCTCCATGCGATGCAACAACGCCATCTCCTCTGGGAACCAGCGCCCCGACTCATCTCAAGCCGGCGCTTGCCAATAGAACAAACTCCAAGCACCATTCAAATGCTCTCTCCAACCCGATTTTTCGTCGTTTACTCAATAGCACCAGAGCTCTCCTTGCCCTGCAGCAATGGGTTAACCTTAGCATCCTCCCACTTGAAGATGAACTCCTGTCCCAGCCCCTTCTTGATCGCCGTCTGAATCGCCTCGAGCACATTCTTAAACACACCAAAGTTGGCCGGGTTGTTCTCATCGTTGTCACCACCCTGGAACACACCAGTGCGCACCAGACAAGTGTTCCAGCCATATTGGTTGCCACCAATGATATCCGACGCAGGGTTGTCACCAATCATGTAGACATTCTGCGGCAGCTTCTCCTCATTATGAATAGTCTCCATCCAGCTGGCAATCACCTCGTCGGCATACTTGTACGTCGCCAACTCTGGCTTGCCGTACACCACACGCTCGAGGTCCTCGCCGGTAAGGGCCTTGTACATGGCCTCGAGCCCGATACGGAAGGCACCCTGTGACATGCGGGGGTATGGGTGTTCGGTTGGGCAGAGCAAGTCGCCCTGGGAGAAGTAGATGGGGATCCGCTGGGAGATTGGGTCCTTGGCGCGGGTCCAGAGACGGCCGTTCTCGGACTGGAGGAGGTCCATGATGATTTGCATATCGGTCGCGTAGTCGCGTGAGTCGGAGAAGACCATGATAGCCTCGATGTTGATCTTCGAGAAGTCGCGGGGACGGGAGGTGGCGCGCTCTTCAGGGGTGAAGACGCGGTATGGGGCGATTGTGGGGTCCCAGGCAACGATGTCGTTGGGGACGACGATGTCTTTGAAGCCGTACTTTTCGGCGACTTCGCGGCAGCGGTAGCCTTCACCACCAACGACCAGGACGGTGTTGTAGTATTCTGCCAGAGCACTCATGGGTGTGTGGGACTGGATGAACTGCTCGGTGCTGATGGGCTGGTGTAGGATCTTCGAGAGCTGCTCTACACGGGCTTGTTCTGGCTTACCAGAGCCGTTTGTGAGGAAGATGTGTGGGATCTTGATGCCGAGCTCGTTGTCACCATTCAGGATCTCGAGGGTTCGTTGACCTTCTGGGATTAGGCGGTCTCCGTGTACCAACACACCATCGATGTCGAAAACGAATGCCATGTTCTTCGCGGCGCGGACCTTCTCGCCAGAGAGGTCTTGCACCTGAGCAGCAAGGATCTCGCGAGTTGGCTGGATGGGCGGCATGCCCGGGCGCTGTGGTCAGCCATCTGCGTGGTGGACGGAAGAAAGGCGCGACTGGCGCTTCGATCGTGGAATGGGGAGTGCTGCGCCGAAGGAGTTCCTCGAGCCGCGTCGGTCACGCTGTGAAGGTGAAAGAGAGAGTTGATGCATATATCTGGGAACCTTGTCAGCGGTAGTCACGGGGAATGCCTTTGCACTGCATCGATGACTAGCTGGATCTGGAATCGATGCAGGCGATGACAACCCGCGAGCTAGCATCTGAGCTGCTTTCGGTAGTACTCACGGGGATGCATCAGCTACGCTAGGACGCGATGCTGGGACCTCGACTGCGCCATAGCTGGATCTACCCTCTGCTGCGCTGAGACCGCGGCCAAGGCCGCCGACACCACCTTCGCTCTCGTTTGTCTTGGTCTTGGTCAAATCGCCAGTCTCAGCAGCCTGTGCTGGAGCAGGGTCGGTTGCGAAGTCACGATCGTCGAATCCAGTCATGTTCGCGGTATTGCTGTTCAGTAACGATATCGAAGTAGTGTCTGATGTCTAATCTCGAAGTATGCGGCGTGGATGAACCGAGAGTGACAGATACAACCTGTTGATTGAAGATTCTGAGATCAATAAACAAAAGATGTCAGATCGGCGTCAACTGGAGGGAAGGTGGAACTTGAGTGGGATGATCTTTCTAGAAAAGCTTCAAGGAAGTCCACAGGACACCAGGGTTCGTTTATATCGAGCTCCTGCCCTCTCTCGAAGCCGACAACTTGCCTGTTCACCTTGCGGGTAGCCTGGCCGTCCGCAGTCTCTGCGACGAAGCTGCTTCCGTCATTCCCCAACGATATCTGCGATGTCAAGCTGTGCCAGGGGAGACTCCACCATCTTGCGGCATTCGTGGGACATCGATGTCATCAGTCTCCAGCACCTATTCTCGTTCCCGAGATAGAGCAGATGTCAGGGTCCATACAAGCACCTGCAAGGATCCATAGTAAGACGCCATTGTGGAGACCAGTTCGACGACGGACTGCGAAGCTCTCTTACTCGGTCACACCGGTCGAATAGTAGAAgaggctcgaagaagcttcAGCACATGGCGAACAAACTTTTGGTATCTCATTCCACGAGCGAGCCTCGTCCGGTCGCCAGTAGTACGATTCCTGAAACTCTGGTGGCCACCCTTCAGTTGCCGTAATAGATGCAGCTGTGTTTTCTGGCCAATCATGATCATCATCTGTCGTCGGCTTTCACGTGCGAGCCTGTAGATCGACAGGATGTCGTCGAGAACGACCAGTGAGCAGGTAAGACGCTAAGCCGAGAGCATGGCCGAGCGACCGCAAAGATGCCGCAAGCTCCAAGATTGTAGGTGATGGAATTTCTTCGGTGTGATATCATCGATTGATACGGCGACTGCACCGTCACTGACCATGGATCTGAACGCGAGATTTTCGTCGCGTGGTCCACAAAATATGTTCCACATCTGTATGCGTCGCCGTTTGACCATGCGGTCAACGTCGGAAGGTGGGATGCGTGAGAACGAGCGCATGACGTCTTGTTTATCAGCTTGTTGTTCGGCGAGGAAGCATCGAATGGATCAGGTGTTTGTCGTTGAGGATAGCGTGAAAAAGTTAGTTGTAGTCACTAGTTCTAGATATGATCAGCGAGCTGTGGTAAGCATCAAATTTGCACATTTCCCATACTTCTCACTGTTAGGCATCCGCGCAACCGAAGAAGACGAAGTTAGCAGCGCCAGTCACCATCACCATGTCGAGCGGCAAGACTTTCAAGTTGAACAACGGCGTGACCGTCCCAGCAGTGGGATTTGGCACGTTCGCCAACGAGGGCGCAAAGGGCGAGACATACAAAGCTGTGACACACGCGCTCAAGACCGGCTACCGACACCTGGATTGCGCATGGTTCTACCAGAATGAGGACGAAGTTGGTGATGCAGTGCAAGATTTCCTGAAGGAGAGCGGCCTGAAGCGCAGTGACATTTTCATCTGCACTAAAGTGTGGCAGCACCTGCACGAGCCGGAGGAGGTGAAGTGGTCGCTCCAGAGCTCCCTCGAGAAACTGAATACCGATTACGTCGACCTCCTCTTGGTACACTGGCCAATTGCTGCAGTTTCGGATGAGAAGCACAGGCCAAAGTTGAACGAGAAGGGCCAGTATATCATCAAGGAGGAGCTCACAAAGAACCCACAGCCTACCTGGAGGGCGATGGAGGAGATACATGAGTCCGGCAAGGCCAAGGCCATCGGCGTATCCAACTGGACCATCCCAGGCCTTAAAGATGTGCTGAGCTGGGCCAAGGTTAAGCCGGCGGTCAACCAGATTGAGATTCACCCATTCCTTCCTAACGAGGAGCTCGTGCAGTTTTGCTTCCGAAGCGACATTCTGCCAGAGGCATACTCTCCTCTCGGCTCCCAGAACCAAATCCCTACCACTGGCGAGAAGGTCAACACCAACCCAGTGCTCAACAAAATCGCAGAGAAGGGCGGTAACACTCTCGCACAGGTGCTGATCGCATGGGGTATCCGCCGCGGATATGTCGTGCTGCCAAAGAGCTCCACGCCTTCGCGTATCGAGAGCAACTTCAAGAGCATCGAGCTCACTGACGAGGATTTCGAGGCCGTGAATGAAGTCGCGAAGGGCCGCCACACTCGGTTCGTCAACATGAAGGATACGTTCGGCTACGATGTCTGGCCAGAGGAGGCTTAGTGGGTAGTCACCATGAACGACGGGCTAGGTGGGCGTCTCGGCGTTGTATGCGAAGGAAGAGCTCCAAACGTATCGCACAAG
Encoded here:
- a CDS encoding Glycerol 2-dehydrogenase (NADP(+)), producing the protein MSSGKTFKLNNGVTVPAVGFGTFANEGAKGETYKAVTHALKTGYRHLDCAWFYQNEDEVGDAVQDFLKESGLKRSDIFICTKVWQHLHEPEEVKWSLQSSLEKLNTDYVDLLLVHWPIAAVSDEKHRPKLNEKGQYIIKEELTKNPQPTWRAMEEIHESGKAKAIGVSNWTIPGLKDVLSWAKVKPAVNQIEIHPFLPNEELVQFCFRSDILPEAYSPLGSQNQIPTTGEKVNTNPVLNKIAEKGGNTLAQVLIAWGIRRGYVVLPKSSTPSRIESNFKSIELTDEDFEAVNEVAKGRHTRFVNMKDTFGYDVWPEEA